From Pseudanabaena sp. PCC 6802, one genomic window encodes:
- the dnaK gene encoding molecular chaperone DnaK, with amino-acid sequence MSSKVIGIDLGTTNSCVAVLEGGKPVVISSAEGGRTTPSIVAFIKDGSERIVGQVAKRQAVTNPSNTVFSIKRFIGRRWDETEDERQRVAYTTVKGRDETVNVSIADKQYTPQEISAMILQKLKQDAENYLSEPVAKAVITVPAYFTDSQRQATKDAGTIAGLEVLRIVNEPTAASLAYGLDKIYEEQMVLVFDLGGGTFDVSILQLGEGIFEVKATSGNNHLGGDDFDACVVNWLVSDFKESTGIDLSSDRSAMQRLREAAEKSKIELSSAPISLINLPFIASDETGPKNLDIELTRAKFDEITAHLVKSTLEPIGNALKDAGMVPKEINRIILVGGSTRIPAVQEALSKFFDGKKPEQSVNPDEAVAVGAAIQAGILGGEVKDLLLLDVIPLSIGLETQGGVFTKILDRNTTIPTSKGQIFSTAVDNQSTVEIHVLQGERAMAADNKSLGKFELSGIRPAPRGVPQIEVSYDIDANGILNVSARDVDTGLEQSISITNTGGLSASEIERMRIEAEVYAEEDTERRRMADMRNQATNLMRTVEEALREYGPTVITASLREPTQKHIERLKVILEKSETTSEELQEKVRPLQDCLFAITEAIERYSQVERVKPKDSLDIENIE; translated from the coding sequence ATGTCATCAAAAGTAATTGGAATTGACCTTGGAACGACAAACAGTTGCGTTGCTGTCCTAGAAGGCGGTAAGCCAGTGGTAATCTCTAGCGCTGAAGGTGGCAGAACTACGCCCAGCATTGTAGCTTTTATCAAGGATGGGAGCGAACGCATTGTAGGACAGGTAGCCAAGCGACAGGCCGTAACTAACCCTAGTAATACAGTTTTTAGTATCAAGCGCTTTATTGGTAGGCGTTGGGATGAAACCGAAGACGAGCGGCAACGCGTAGCCTACACGACGGTTAAAGGTAGAGATGAAACGGTCAACGTCAGCATTGCCGACAAGCAATATACGCCGCAAGAAATCTCTGCCATGATCTTGCAAAAACTCAAGCAGGATGCCGAAAACTACCTGAGCGAGCCAGTTGCCAAAGCAGTAATTACCGTACCCGCCTATTTTACTGATTCGCAGCGACAAGCTACTAAAGATGCTGGTACGATCGCGGGACTAGAAGTGCTGCGCATCGTCAACGAACCGACAGCCGCCTCCTTAGCCTATGGCTTAGATAAGATCTATGAGGAGCAAATGGTACTGGTGTTTGACCTCGGTGGTGGCACGTTTGATGTCTCGATTTTGCAACTAGGCGAGGGTATCTTCGAGGTAAAGGCTACCTCTGGGAATAATCATCTCGGTGGCGATGACTTCGATGCTTGCGTAGTGAACTGGTTAGTTTCAGATTTTAAAGAATCGACTGGAATCGACTTGAGCAGCGATCGCTCTGCCATGCAACGTCTGCGCGAAGCAGCGGAAAAGTCCAAAATTGAGCTGTCTAGCGCGCCAATTAGTCTGATCAACTTACCTTTTATTGCCAGCGATGAGACCGGGCCTAAAAACCTTGATATCGAACTAACTAGAGCTAAATTTGACGAAATTACAGCCCACCTGGTCAAAAGCACGTTAGAGCCAATTGGCAACGCACTTAAAGATGCAGGTATGGTACCGAAGGAAATCAACCGCATTATCTTAGTGGGTGGTTCTACGCGCATTCCAGCAGTACAAGAAGCACTGAGTAAATTTTTTGACGGCAAGAAACCGGAACAATCGGTTAACCCAGACGAGGCTGTAGCAGTCGGTGCTGCCATTCAGGCTGGTATTCTGGGTGGTGAGGTGAAAGACTTACTCCTTCTAGATGTAATTCCGCTGTCTATCGGACTGGAAACCCAGGGTGGTGTATTCACAAAAATCCTCGATCGCAATACCACTATCCCCACCAGCAAGGGGCAGATCTTTTCTACGGCTGTAGACAACCAGTCAACTGTGGAGATCCATGTTTTGCAGGGCGAGCGTGCTATGGCAGCAGACAACAAGAGTCTGGGTAAATTCGAGCTATCGGGGATTCGCCCTGCCCCGCGCGGCGTGCCCCAAATCGAGGTTTCCTACGATATTGATGCCAACGGCATCCTGAACGTGTCCGCCCGCGATGTCGATACTGGTTTAGAGCAAAGTATTAGTATTACTAATACCGGCGGTCTTAGCGCTAGTGAAATCGAACGCATGCGTATAGAAGCGGAAGTATATGCGGAAGAGGATACCGAACGCCGGAGGATGGCGGATATGCGCAATCAGGCTACCAACCTAATGCGCACGGTAGAGGAAGCACTACGCGAATACGGCCCGACCGTGATTACTGCGAGTCTGCGCGAGCCTACCCAAAAACACATCGAGCGCCTGAAAGTTATTCTGGAAAAGTCAGAAACTACCTCAGAGGAGCTACAGGAAAAGGTCAGACCCTTGCAAGATTGTTTATTTGCGATTACTGAAGCGATCGAACGGTATTCGCAGGTAGAGCGAGTTAAGCCCAAAGATAGTTTAGACATTGAAAATATCGAGTAG
- the accD gene encoding acetyl-CoA carboxylase, carboxyltransferase subunit beta produces MSLFDWFADRRKATPMGQQHQEREIPDGLWHKCSSCSALTYIKDLRNNLMVCPECGHHMQVNSSERIAQLTDPGSWTEINGQLHSCDPLEFRDRKPYSARLRETQESTGLSDSVVTGLGSIEGFGIALGVMDFRFMGGSMGSVVGEKLTRLIETATQKNLPVAIVCASGGARMQEGILSLMQMAKTSAALERHRQARLLYVPILTHPTTGGVTASFAMLGDIILAEPKAMIAFTGRRVIEQTLKQKIPDDFQSAEYLLEHGFVDAVVPRTQLKQTLAAIIRMHSKPVPIDAAKPIHVQSANAKLEPGMHLLADEMTS; encoded by the coding sequence ATGTCGTTGTTCGATTGGTTTGCCGATCGCCGCAAGGCAACTCCCATGGGTCAACAACACCAAGAACGAGAGATACCTGACGGGCTTTGGCATAAGTGCAGTTCTTGCTCTGCCCTCACGTATATCAAGGACTTACGCAACAACTTGATGGTTTGCCCCGAATGCGGCCATCACATGCAGGTCAACTCTAGCGAGCGCATTGCTCAACTGACCGATCCTGGCAGTTGGACAGAAATTAACGGTCAGTTGCATTCCTGCGATCCCTTAGAGTTTCGCGATCGCAAACCCTATAGCGCCCGCCTGCGGGAAACTCAGGAAAGTACGGGTCTCAGTGATAGTGTCGTAACCGGTTTGGGCAGTATTGAAGGTTTTGGGATTGCTCTAGGTGTCATGGACTTTCGCTTTATGGGCGGCAGCATGGGTTCTGTCGTCGGGGAAAAGTTAACCCGCCTGATCGAGACTGCTACGCAGAAAAATTTGCCCGTTGCGATTGTATGTGCCTCTGGTGGAGCCAGAATGCAGGAGGGCATTTTAAGCTTAATGCAAATGGCGAAGACCTCTGCTGCCTTAGAGCGGCATCGTCAGGCGAGACTGCTGTATGTTCCCATCCTCACTCACCCCACCACTGGTGGAGTCACGGCCAGTTTTGCCATGCTGGGCGATATTATCCTGGCAGAGCCGAAAGCCATGATTGCTTTTACAGGCAGGCGGGTTATCGAGCAAACCCTCAAGCAAAAAATTCCCGATGACTTCCAATCAGCGGAATATCTCTTAGAGCACGGATTTGTCGATGCTGTGGTGCCCCGCACTCAGCTCAAACAAACTCTGGCGGCAATCATACGCATGCACTCTAAACCAGTCCCGATCGACGCTGCCAAACCAATTCACGTTCAGAGTGCAAATGCCAAACTAGAGCCTGGGATGCACTTGCTGGCGGATGAGATGACAAGTTAG
- the grpE gene encoding nucleotide exchange factor GrpE — MIEEDKQNPGIEELVEEDLDLEESLNELADKGIAAVADAQEPDKVSSEPVQVQVTEESEVSPKLAELMSEVTAIKQQLEERNSQYTRLYADFDNFRKRTERDKEEQEERNSAKILKKFLPVVDDFERAQSQIKPKTDAEAVIHNSYQSVYKQLVKCLKEAGVVRMLSVGEEFDPNYHEAISQEPTNEFEEGAVMDELRPGYLLGERVLRHAMVRVAVADEAPAPTPTASESQGSDRSDASANEDS, encoded by the coding sequence ATGATTGAAGAAGATAAACAAAATCCTGGAATTGAAGAACTTGTGGAGGAGGATCTCGACTTGGAAGAGTCCCTAAACGAACTAGCAGATAAAGGGATTGCTGCGGTTGCAGATGCCCAGGAGCCTGACAAAGTATCCAGCGAGCCTGTCCAAGTACAAGTCACTGAAGAAAGCGAGGTGTCTCCCAAGTTAGCAGAGCTAATGTCAGAAGTTACGGCTATCAAGCAACAGCTTGAGGAACGTAACAGTCAATACACCAGACTATATGCAGATTTTGATAATTTCCGCAAGCGGACCGAACGCGATAAGGAAGAACAGGAAGAAAGAAACAGCGCTAAAATCCTGAAGAAGTTTTTACCTGTTGTTGATGACTTTGAAAGGGCACAGTCCCAGATCAAGCCTAAAACAGACGCTGAAGCTGTAATTCACAACAGCTATCAGTCGGTTTACAAGCAACTTGTCAAATGCCTCAAGGAAGCAGGTGTCGTGCGCATGCTCAGTGTTGGCGAAGAATTCGATCCTAACTATCACGAGGCTATTTCCCAAGAACCAACAAACGAGTTTGAGGAGGGTGCTGTCATGGATGAGTTACGTCCGGGTTATCTACTAGGGGAGCGCGTACTCCGACATGCTATGGTGCGCGTTGCAGTTGCAGACGAGGCACCAGCGCCAACACCAACAGCAAGCGAATCGCAAGGGAGCGATCGCAGCGACGCAAGTGCAAATGAAGATAGTTAA